In Chelonia mydas isolate rCheMyd1 chromosome 20, rCheMyd1.pri.v2, whole genome shotgun sequence, a single genomic region encodes these proteins:
- the LOC102943442 gene encoding small cell adhesion glycoprotein isoform X1 encodes MASTPPPLLPTEELTTPFLKINTPSLQEEASVGVIAGVITVVFITLLTVLVIIITYLYKNKGSYYTYEQPEADVSVQMENLPSKGEKEEYFI; translated from the exons ATGGCATCTACTCCACCACCTCTGCTACCTACAG AAGAGCTGACCACCCCTTTTCTGAAGATAAATACGCCGTCTCTCCAAGAGGAAGCCAGCGTGGGTGTCATTGCAG GCGTCATCACGGTGGTTTTCATCACACTACTGACAGTCCTGGTAATCATCATCACATACCTGTACAAGAATAAAGGTAGCTACTATACCTATGAGCAACCAGAAGCAGATGTGTCTGTACAGATGGAGAACCTCCCTTCgaaaggagaaaaggaagaataTTTTATATAA
- the DAZAP2 gene encoding DAZ-associated protein 2 isoform X3 gives MNSKGQYPTQPSYPVQPPGNPSVYPQTIPLPQAPPYTDAPPAYSEPPPPGCPPNAAQLAAMQGANVLVTQRKGSYFMGGSDGGYTIW, from the exons ATGAACAGCAAAG GTCAATATCCGACACAGCCATCCTACCCAGTGCAACCTCCTGGTAATCCTTCTGTGTACCCACAGACAATACCTCTTCCTCAAGCGCCACCTTATACCGATGCACCTCCTGCTTACTCTGAG ccacctcctcctggctgccctCCCAATGCAGCTCAGCTGGCAGCCATGCAGGGTGCCAATGTGTTAGTGACGCAACGGAAGGGAAGCTACTTCATGGGGGGCTCGGATGGTGGCTACACTATCTGGTGA
- the LOC102943442 gene encoding small cell adhesion glycoprotein isoform X2, giving the protein MASTPPPLLPTELTTPFLKINTPSLQEEASVGVIAGVITVVFITLLTVLVIIITYLYKNKGSYYTYEQPEADVSVQMENLPSKGEKEEYFI; this is encoded by the exons ATGGCATCTACTCCACCACCTCTGCTACCTACAG AGCTGACCACCCCTTTTCTGAAGATAAATACGCCGTCTCTCCAAGAGGAAGCCAGCGTGGGTGTCATTGCAG GCGTCATCACGGTGGTTTTCATCACACTACTGACAGTCCTGGTAATCATCATCACATACCTGTACAAGAATAAAGGTAGCTACTATACCTATGAGCAACCAGAAGCAGATGTGTCTGTACAGATGGAGAACCTCCCTTCgaaaggagaaaaggaagaataTTTTATATAA
- the DAZAP2 gene encoding DAZ-associated protein 2 isoform X1, with amino-acid sequence MNSKGQYPTQPSYPVQPPGNPSVYPQTIPLPQAPPYTDAPPAYSELYRPSFVHPGAATVPTVSAAYPGTSLYLPMAQSMAVGPMGSSVPMAYYPVGPVYPPGSTVLVEGGFDAGARFGAGATGSVPPPPPGCPPNAAQLAAMQGANVLVTQRKGSYFMGGSDGGYTIW; translated from the exons ATGAACAGCAAAG GTCAATATCCGACACAGCCATCCTACCCAGTGCAACCTCCTGGTAATCCTTCTGTGTACCCACAGACAATACCTCTTCCTCAAGCGCCACCTTATACCGATGCACCTCCTGCTTACTCTGAG CTCTATCGTCCAAGCTTTGTGCATCCAGGGGCTGCCACTGTACCTACTGTGTCTGCTGCATATCCTGGTACTTCTCTGTACCTACCCATGGCACAGTCTATGGCTGTTGGCCCAATGGGCTCTTCAGTTCCAATGGCATATTATCCTGTCGGTCCCGTCTACCCTCCTGGGTCGACTGTCCTTGTTGAAGGTGGTTTTGATGCCGGAGCAAGGTTTGGGGCTGGTGCTACTGGTAGTGTTCCT ccacctcctcctggctgccctCCCAATGCAGCTCAGCTGGCAGCCATGCAGGGTGCCAATGTGTTAGTGACGCAACGGAAGGGAAGCTACTTCATGGGGGGCTCGGATGGTGGCTACACTATCTGGTGA
- the DAZAP2 gene encoding DAZ-associated protein 2 isoform X2 yields MDQGQYPTQPSYPVQPPGNPSVYPQTIPLPQAPPYTDAPPAYSELYRPSFVHPGAATVPTVSAAYPGTSLYLPMAQSMAVGPMGSSVPMAYYPVGPVYPPGSTVLVEGGFDAGARFGAGATGSVPPPPPGCPPNAAQLAAMQGANVLVTQRKGSYFMGGSDGGYTIW; encoded by the exons ATGGATCAAG GTCAATATCCGACACAGCCATCCTACCCAGTGCAACCTCCTGGTAATCCTTCTGTGTACCCACAGACAATACCTCTTCCTCAAGCGCCACCTTATACCGATGCACCTCCTGCTTACTCTGAG CTCTATCGTCCAAGCTTTGTGCATCCAGGGGCTGCCACTGTACCTACTGTGTCTGCTGCATATCCTGGTACTTCTCTGTACCTACCCATGGCACAGTCTATGGCTGTTGGCCCAATGGGCTCTTCAGTTCCAATGGCATATTATCCTGTCGGTCCCGTCTACCCTCCTGGGTCGACTGTCCTTGTTGAAGGTGGTTTTGATGCCGGAGCAAGGTTTGGGGCTGGTGCTACTGGTAGTGTTCCT ccacctcctcctggctgccctCCCAATGCAGCTCAGCTGGCAGCCATGCAGGGTGCCAATGTGTTAGTGACGCAACGGAAGGGAAGCTACTTCATGGGGGGCTCGGATGGTGGCTACACTATCTGGTGA